Proteins from one Citrobacter amalonaticus genomic window:
- a CDS encoding tellurite resistance TerB family protein, producing MSFLDKVKGAINSGRDELTRQVGRFKNKKFMQGTVAVCARIAVSSDGVSSEEKQKMMGFLRASEELKVFDTNEVIEFFNKLVSSFDFDVEIGKGETMKYILALKDQPEAAQLALRVGIAVAKSDGNFDQDEKLASREIAIALGFDPAEFGL from the coding sequence ATGAGCTTTCTCGACAAAGTTAAAGGTGCCATTAACTCAGGCCGTGACGAACTGACCCGCCAGGTTGGCCGTTTCAAAAACAAAAAATTCATGCAGGGCACCGTTGCTGTATGTGCCCGTATTGCCGTATCGAGTGACGGCGTGAGTTCGGAAGAAAAGCAGAAAATGATGGGCTTTCTGCGCGCTTCAGAAGAGCTGAAGGTCTTCGATACCAATGAGGTGATCGAATTCTTCAATAAACTGGTTTCAAGCTTCGATTTCGATGTTGAAATCGGCAAGGGCGAAACCATGAAATACATCCTGGCGCTGAAAGATCAGCCTGAGGCCGCTCAGCTGGCCTTACGTGTTGGTATTGCCGTTGCGAAAAGTGACGGTAACTTCGATCAGGACGAGAAACTGGCCTCCCGCGAGATCGCT
- a CDS encoding TerD family protein, which produces MNLTPGGNAPVPAQELRVRITSGGQVDASAFRLYADGKVQGDADMVFYGQPRNDDGTVSLVSEGQYSTFTVALNRLKSDVQKIAFTVTCDGGQTVSGLRNLSIDVEQGATGLVSGIVELSGRQEAALILGEFYRRNNDWKFRFVAQGFNGGLKPLAEHFGVNIADEPAPAAPSPPVVTPPPVETKISLSKVSLTKEKPAISLTKRDNFGEIRINLNWHRGSGKSGLAGMFGSKGIDLDLGAFVKLQDGYKSVIQALGNAFGDYRDEPYVQLKGDDRTGDVSDGEWLHVNGREWKHIREVLIYAFIYEGVPSWDKTDGVVTIHVPDQPPIETRLTEGENRRTLCAIARLVNENGAIKVERINQYFKGQDEMDRAFGWGFRWSAGSK; this is translated from the coding sequence ATGAACCTGACGCCGGGGGGCAATGCCCCCGTTCCAGCCCAGGAGTTGCGGGTCCGGATCACCTCGGGCGGTCAGGTGGATGCTTCGGCGTTTCGCCTGTATGCCGACGGGAAGGTGCAGGGTGATGCGGACATGGTGTTCTATGGTCAGCCACGTAACGATGATGGTACCGTCAGCCTGGTCAGTGAAGGCCAGTACTCAACTTTTACTGTCGCGCTCAACCGGCTGAAATCTGATGTCCAGAAAATTGCGTTCACCGTGACCTGTGACGGTGGGCAGACGGTGTCCGGCCTTCGTAATCTTTCCATCGATGTGGAGCAGGGGGCTACCGGCCTGGTTAGCGGCATTGTCGAACTGAGCGGCCGTCAGGAAGCAGCCTTAATTCTGGGTGAGTTTTACCGTCGTAATAATGACTGGAAATTCCGCTTCGTTGCACAGGGGTTCAACGGTGGTCTTAAACCGCTGGCAGAGCATTTCGGCGTAAATATTGCCGACGAACCTGCTCCCGCAGCCCCGTCACCTCCGGTTGTAACTCCTCCGCCAGTTGAGACAAAAATCAGCCTGAGTAAGGTATCTCTGACAAAAGAGAAGCCAGCAATCAGCCTGACCAAACGGGATAACTTCGGTGAAATCCGGATCAACCTTAACTGGCACCGGGGCAGCGGCAAATCGGGCCTCGCAGGCATGTTCGGCTCCAAAGGAATTGACCTGGATCTGGGGGCCTTTGTTAAGCTTCAGGACGGGTATAAATCGGTCATTCAGGCGCTGGGTAATGCATTCGGTGATTATCGCGATGAGCCTTATGTTCAGCTCAAGGGCGATGACCGGACGGGTGATGTATCAGACGGCGAGTGGCTGCATGTCAATGGGCGGGAATGGAAGCATATCCGTGAAGTGCTGATTTACGCCTTTATTTATGAAGGTGTTCCCAGCTGGGACAAGACTGATGGTGTGGTCACCATTCATGTGCCGGATCAGCCTCCCATTGAGACCCGCCTTACCGAAGGTGAAAACCGTCGCACATTGTGCGCCATTGCCAGACTCGTAAATGAAAACGGCGCGATTAAAGTCGAGCGTATCAACCAGTACTTCAAAGGCCAGGACGAAATGGACCGGGCATTTGGCTGGGGATTTCGCTGGAGCGCCGGTTCTAAATAA
- a CDS encoding TerD family protein, which translates to MVSLSKNQTVSLSKESSALSQLQFGLGWDPIKKKGFLGGLLGGNDSIDLDAGCVLMDSIGKTIDTIWFRKLESTCGAVVHSGDNLTGEGDGDDEVIKVNLSRLPANVEYLAFTVNSFRGQSFNDVENAFCRVVDQTDKELARYKLTEQGSHTGIVISSLRRNNGNWDFTALGHACRGRTIDDMHSDIVSAVIR; encoded by the coding sequence ATGGTTTCATTAAGTAAGAACCAGACGGTATCACTCAGCAAAGAATCTTCAGCATTGAGCCAGCTTCAATTCGGCCTCGGTTGGGATCCGATTAAGAAAAAAGGTTTTCTTGGCGGACTATTAGGTGGCAATGACTCAATCGATCTTGATGCTGGCTGCGTATTAATGGACAGCATCGGTAAAACAATTGACACCATTTGGTTCCGCAAACTGGAATCCACTTGCGGCGCTGTTGTGCACAGTGGCGATAACCTGACCGGTGAGGGTGACGGTGACGATGAAGTGATTAAGGTCAACCTCTCCCGACTGCCTGCAAACGTTGAATACCTGGCGTTTACGGTAAACAGCTTCCGTGGTCAGTCGTTCAATGATGTCGAAAACGCATTCTGCCGCGTGGTCGATCAAACCGACAAAGAGCTGGCTCGCTACAAGCTGACTGAGCAGGGCTCACATACCGGGATCGTTATTTCATCGCTGCGCCGTAATAACGGCAACTGGGACTTTACCGCCCTCGGCCATGCCTGTCGCGGCCGCACAATTGACGATATGCACTCCGATATCGTTTCAGCGGTTATTCGCTAA
- a CDS encoding ATP-grasp domain-containing protein has translation MIKKIWFMEGLSSQRDIIQGVKSFAQKNNFAITVFASHRNERNEILSLADYSLTEPEDPQKRLQFIQETIQTYGIHHIHTGRNSQWFEEHRSAIDSTGATLTTGATGIDWLTLADEKDIFAQFMEQNGLPVVPSWRVNTLAELKTHLAAPPFSDSPVCVKPVTGIYGMGFWRFDDSASPMAVFNHPEHRLVSPQQYIAAASASESFKPLVLMPYLPGPEFSVDILADKGEILAAVGRRKEGAIQYLVNEGSAWELACDCARVMKADGLVNVQTRNDVNGNPVLLETNMRPSGGVGYTLHCGVNLPGLFAAFKLGLMSEDAVIQNARNTFSPVAVRSITDVIVYPESLSNHLN, from the coding sequence ATGATCAAAAAAATTTGGTTTATGGAAGGTTTGTCCTCCCAGCGAGATATTATTCAGGGGGTAAAATCATTTGCACAAAAAAATAATTTTGCCATTACAGTTTTTGCCTCCCACCGTAACGAAAGAAATGAAATTCTTTCCCTTGCCGATTATTCTTTGACTGAACCTGAAGATCCTCAAAAACGTCTTCAGTTTATTCAGGAAACCATTCAGACCTACGGCATCCACCATATTCATACTGGCCGTAACAGCCAGTGGTTTGAAGAACACCGTTCAGCCATTGATTCAACCGGAGCCACCCTTACTACCGGTGCAACGGGCATCGACTGGTTAACTCTGGCTGACGAAAAAGATATTTTTGCTCAGTTTATGGAGCAAAACGGGCTCCCGGTCGTACCGTCCTGGCGGGTGAATACGCTGGCAGAATTAAAGACGCACCTCGCGGCCCCGCCGTTCTCGGACAGCCCGGTATGCGTGAAGCCGGTGACGGGTATCTATGGCATGGGATTCTGGCGCTTTGATGACAGTGCTTCGCCCATGGCCGTCTTTAATCATCCCGAACATCGTCTGGTCAGTCCGCAACAGTATATTGCAGCAGCATCGGCTTCTGAGTCGTTTAAACCCCTTGTTTTGATGCCGTACCTGCCGGGCCCGGAATTTTCCGTCGATATCCTCGCGGATAAGGGCGAAATACTCGCAGCCGTGGGACGCCGTAAGGAAGGGGCTATCCAGTATCTGGTAAACGAAGGAAGCGCCTGGGAACTGGCGTGTGACTGCGCCCGGGTTATGAAGGCCGATGGGCTGGTGAATGTTCAGACGCGAAACGATGTGAATGGCAACCCGGTGCTGCTTGAAACCAACATGCGTCCGTCAGGCGGGGTGGGTTATACCCTTCACTGCGGGGTTAACCTTCCCGGGTTGTTTGCTGCTTTTAAGCTCGGTCTGATGTCTGAAGATGCGGTGATCCAGAACGCCAGAAATACCTTTTCTCCGGTTGCAGTGAGATCCATCACAGATGTCATCGTTTACCCGGAATCACTCTCTAACCATCTGAATTAA
- a CDS encoding phosphoribosyltransferase domain-containing protein → MSDTLEDMIYRRTLSCGTIQVTRDQGDVSLDDLFDIAERRNPKRAFLFVSKVLGRHIPVPPSVMRQAYRQLASQFPSTLTGPVLFIGMAETAVGLGAGVFDEVRHQHRESVYLTSTRHPVDGTLLCEFKEEHSHATDHLIYLPDDEEKRRRVTDARTLVLIDDEATTGNTFINLLSSLRNTGKLQHIEQVIAVTLTDWSSNALSERSPLPVTSVSLVSGQWGWTPLPDAPVPDMPKVNVTSRGEWDIQGKQSWGRLGMLAPAADLGHEVSVRKGERVLVLGTGEFVWEPFLLAERLEAAGAQAFYGSTTRSPIAVGYAIESAISFTDNYGLGIPNFVYNVAHQQFDRILVCTETPAESIDTQLLKALAEVAPVVEIVIYE, encoded by the coding sequence ATGTCTGATACTCTCGAAGATATGATTTATCGCCGTACCCTCTCATGCGGTACGATACAGGTAACCCGCGACCAGGGCGATGTTTCGCTCGATGACCTGTTTGATATCGCTGAAAGACGTAACCCGAAACGCGCCTTTCTGTTTGTCAGCAAAGTACTCGGCAGGCACATTCCCGTGCCACCCTCAGTCATGCGGCAGGCCTACAGACAGCTTGCCAGCCAGTTCCCCTCAACGCTGACAGGGCCCGTACTGTTTATCGGTATGGCTGAAACCGCCGTTGGGCTAGGGGCCGGTGTGTTTGATGAAGTGCGCCACCAGCATCGTGAATCTGTCTATCTGACCTCTACCCGTCACCCGGTTGATGGCACGTTGCTTTGCGAATTCAAGGAAGAACACAGCCACGCTACCGATCATCTGATCTATCTGCCAGATGATGAAGAGAAAAGACGTCGTGTTACCGATGCACGAACGCTGGTTTTGATTGATGACGAGGCAACCACCGGTAATACCTTTATTAACCTGCTTTCTTCCCTGCGTAATACCGGCAAGCTTCAACATATTGAACAGGTTATCGCCGTAACGCTTACCGACTGGAGTAGCAATGCCCTGTCCGAGCGCAGCCCCTTACCCGTCACTTCGGTTTCGCTTGTAAGCGGTCAGTGGGGATGGACCCCATTACCTGATGCACCTGTCCCGGACATGCCGAAAGTCAACGTAACTTCACGCGGAGAATGGGACATCCAGGGAAAACAGTCCTGGGGCCGACTGGGGATGCTCGCACCTGCGGCCGATCTCGGCCATGAGGTCTCCGTCCGCAAGGGGGAGCGTGTTCTGGTTCTCGGGACAGGGGAATTCGTCTGGGAGCCGTTCCTGCTTGCTGAACGGCTCGAAGCTGCCGGAGCACAGGCATTTTATGGATCGACCACCCGCTCCCCTATCGCCGTTGGTTATGCCATTGAGTCCGCCATTTCCTTTACGGATAACTACGGGCTGGGCATCCCCAATTTTGTCTATAACGTCGCCCACCAGCAGTTTGACCGCATTCTTGTGTGTACTGAGACACCCGCAGAAAGTATTGACACGCAGCTTCTTAAAGCGCTGGCTGAGGTTGCGCCCGTCGTGGAGATTGTTATCTATGAATAA